TACGTGAGTGAAGTAACGTGAATAAAAGTAGATGCTTAATATGATAATTCACCTACGTGTTATGAATATGTTAGTTCCGTTACTGTTTTAAAACGTGTGCTGAAATATTTGACTACACGTCTTCAGAATATGTCTgacaaataataatttgaataattcagTGAATCCGAATCTTGGCAGATATATGTGAAAATATCTGAAGCACTAGGTTAGGTGCCCAATTAACTAAGTAAGCcaagttagctaacgctagctatccGAATACATCACGATACACTCCAGCTACTGTTTACTAGCAGCTTGtatgctagctaggttagctacttCTGGGAGAACGTATACATAAACACAATCTGAGAAAAAAAGTCTTACCAAACAAATAGCTACACCTTTGACACAAAGCCTCCGTAGATAAGATGCATTCCAACAAGTTTAAGATATGCGATTTGTTTTTAACAGCGATATAACCTAGCTATACTAGATACAACGATTATAAATGaggttttctgttgttttttgcaGAACAGTGAAGCAGGTCACCACCGCAATTCCTCAAATAGCTACCACGAAATCCAATTTCTAACCTAcaaaaaaatcagaataatATCGCACAACCACAAAAGAACTACTAAACACAATCTATTTCGATATGTGTGGTAAGTATAAAATACGCAGTGTTCTTCACAACGACCATTAGTCATGGTGCACTCTTATTTTGTCAAAAACCTGACTCGGAAATAGTTTTTGTCGTCTGTGGTTGCCGCCATCTACGGTTTAATATCAGACATATCTGACCATAAATTGTCAGTTGAAGCGACCCTTTTGTTTATAGTTGCATTGTAGATCGATAATATTCACTTTGCGATCAACTGTGGAGTTATGCATGTCTTATATGGTATCTGTTCTTTGACGTAAATGGTAAGCTGTAGCTGTCTAAATAGTATAACTATAATCGCTACCTAGCAACAAGCACTCAGATATCCTAAAATGGATAATGCTTGCTAAACTGAGGCAGCGTTAGCTAACTACAGTTAGCGGGCTACCTCCGAATCGTCTGCGTTAATGTGCTAGGTGAGCTATGTGGAAAACGATGGCCTATAGAGAGTAATATATggttagctggctaactagttagctactTGATTACTCTGCGAGGTTGGTGTCCAGCAGGGTTAATTAGCTATCGTTCTCCTAGGTTAGCTGGTTATTTATCGTTATCCTAGCTAGATTCAATTGAAGACAAGCCACATGCTATGCCTTAGCGGCTTGTGCCTTAACTTAATTCACAATGCTTAACTAGCATTTTTGTTGTATGTATAATCTACAAAAGgcgaaaaatgaaataatggaAATTTGAAGCAAAtatctagctaggttagctaggtagccagccagctagctagttgTTTCTTGTTATATTTGGATGGATCCTTTTTTCCACCAAGGTGGCGGGTGCAATACACCCAGTGCAAAGTTTGGAAAGCGtagatttcagtttttttttaatttttgtgcTCTTCTTCAGCTAACCAAGATCGTCTAAATAAACATCACTTCATAGGAAAAAGCAAGTATGTACAATCTTTAACAAATTACCTAAACTTAATTTACTGATACATGTCTAATCAGTCTGATGCTTTTGAGGTATGGTAATAAAATGTGCTAAAGTTAATAGGTTCATTCTAGCTACCCAAATCAAATGTTCTGTAGGCTTTATATGGATTTCACGTActaatacattttctttgtgatATGCTTTCTAAGGGAACTTTTATTTCATCCTCTgtgtttattgcactttttttttaccctaGTGGCATTCAGGAGAGAAAGGAACATCCGAGAAATGTATGAAGAGCGGTTTCACCCTGAAAGATCTGTAAGAACTTTTTGGCTGCGTACTACGCTTGCCTATACTTTACCGTTTtgtatttagaatataaacCTGCATTTCTCCTCAGCCGGTGTGGTGAAGGAACTGCCTATTTGCAGCTGTCTTTTGGCATGAAGGTATGTGATGGGATTAAGTGCACTTCCCTTAATTTCACTGCTGCAGGCGCCGTATCCAAGGGGAGTTGCGGGTGAAAGGCGACCTGCATTCGGACGTCCTGACGACGACTACAGCCGAGGTTTCGAATACGACGGCCCACGCTTTTACCCAAACGGTGGTCCCAGGAGCTACCACGGCGACGATCAGAGGGCTTACCATGGTGATGGCCATCACTCTTTTTCTAACGAACCCAGAGGGGGTCCACCTGGTCGAAGGGTAAGCGCTGACATCACAGCAACAACGCCTCCCTAATAGGACACTAGAGGACACATTGTTTCAACAAGTATGCAGAAGATTTTAACAGACTGTGGAGGTCCAAAAAGGAAGTTAAGTGGATGACCAAAGTGAATGAAGTTGCACTCGGCCATTGTAAACCAGCAAAACTGTGAcactgaaactttttttttttttttttttttttccccccattaaATTTATGGGGCAGTTTCCAAGACACAGATTATGCCAAGGTCTAGACTAAAAAGAATTTCCAATTCAGTTCCTGACTAATTTCCATATATAAGCATTCAAAGGATTTattctgaatgtttgtttattagtaATGATTTTTTATATTCAGATTGTTTTAATTTGAAGCTCTTTTTATTGTAAACAGCTCACAGCAGATAAAAATTGCATTAGCATTGTTTCCAAAGAGTGTACTTGCAGTGTTTATAACTGACacaatttgtatgtgtgtgtgtgtgtgcgtgcgtgcgtgcgtgcgtgcgtgtgcatgtgcgtgatcAGGAGGACTACCCTTATTACAGAGGTCCCAGAGAGGAACCTCACTCTGGCCGACAGATGGATTTCAGGTATTACCCTGCAGTCAGACAGTGCTTGTTTAGTAACTTGTCTGACTTCGCTGTCATTTCACTGTCATTTTGCTGTCATTTCCACCTGATTGTGACccaaagcagaaaatgaaactgagaGTAAATCATCACATTTGAGGAAATGTtagtttgttgagcttgttttAGGCTTTTCCTCATGGTCCCTGCAGCATGTTTGTGAAATGCTAATTAATATGTCTTAACATAATTAAGAGCTTACATCAAGTGTATAAATCAGCCTGccttttgtttcctgttttgacTGGACTGTCGTGGGTACGCACCCAGAGAAAGGTACTGTGGTTTATGAATGAGCTTAGAGAGAGCACATGTCTCATCCCTCCTCCTGCCATCCCGCtctgcattttgtgtgtttaatttgttttaaggTCAACTTCATTAAGCAGGAAATGCTTAAATGCATGTCCCAGTCATGTTTTCTTACCTTAGAGGAGTGGCTCAGAGCACTTTGAATTTCTTTACCCATAAGGCATTTGGTCAACTGACTGCTATCTGGTAATATTCGAATGCTTTGAGTTTGGCCCTTATCCCCACAACATGATTCGTTCAAATGGCTGACCAAGCCCAGAATTAACTCCCCTGCCGGCTCATCAGTGTGGGAGATCAGGGAGAACGGGGAGAGTTTGAGTCTGCAGTGCTCCTCTGTTCTGCAGCAGCCAGACCCtgcctctcactcacacaccctgcCTCTCACTCGCCATTAGCATAGCATTTTTGACAGAGGGAAATTAATTTGAACCGGAGACTCCCTTGTCACTTAGAACCTGTGCACAGGATTACCTGCAagtaaaacagatttgaattgaTCACGGGAAAAGAATTGTGCAGCAGTTTataaatcatcacacacagtCAAATAGAGGTACAGAATACAACTTCTGACTGCCACGGCATCAACACCAGTGGGCTAGGatactgccaggcagcccaaacctagGCAGGAgcaactgagagttaagggccttgctcaggggcccaacaggagCAACTCAGCAGTGGCCGGGctggaaccagcaacctcctAATCACAAGCCAAGTACCCTATCCACCGAGCCAACACTGCCCTACAGTTTATAAGTTATTTGTGTGTTAAGCTGTTTTGGGTCAGagtttcattcttttttttttttttttttttttttttaatcattttatatttgattaaATCATTGGGTGACTGATTTTGAGATTAATTGCTGAGTGTGGTTCATTTGGTTCATGTGCATTATTTTCACGGTGTATGACAAGCTATCAAGTGCTCTCTCAGTTGCcctgttgtgtgttgtatgagagCTTGCATTAGCTGAAAGGCATTAATGACATAACCCTTTTCTGCCGCTAGGTGGCAtcagtattttaaaattataccGTGGGCTGCTTGCATTTAGGCACCTATTCTGTCAGTCATTGTAGTCATCCTGTTTATTTGGTTCAGTATATAcaacactacatacatcagaATTCTGCAGTATTGTATAATCTAACCAGTTTCTACTGGTTGAAAAGTGCTTTGTTCTGTATTTTGGGACAGCGTTGAGACCCTGTAATGACCACTGTGAACTGTCAGAAAAATCATTTAACACTGTCTCATATATTAATCTGTGATTACTGCTCTCTTAGCTTCAGACTGTAGGTTTATAATTGAAGGTTATTAGAACCCCCCTTTTGGCCTAGATGTAATATTGTCAGTAAAGACAGATATGTGAGATGCAGTAATTTGGTATGCTGGTGTGAGGCAGGCAGGGTCATATATGCTTCAAACAAAACTCGGGGTCAGTAAACTTTTGCGAGGTCGGCATGAGTGGCCTTTCTCTCGTTcccatgtgcatgcacatgtaaaaGTGAGAAATGGCTAGAGTTCACGTTGAGGTCACCCAGGCCAGGTGCCTGCTCTCTGACCCACCCCCACAGCCCCCATCTGTACGACGGGTTGAGTTGTATGAGCAGGTCGTACTGGGCACGTGTGAATGGTGGGGAGAGCAGGGTGAGGGGAAACAGACGCAGTccattaaaatgcatgttaatgaACAGCACTGATGAGCAGCAAACCACTAGGGGGTGGtaggtttgtttgcttgcttatAATCAGTGCCCACCTCTTTGCATAAACCAAGCAAGAGTTTACCAGCATGATGTGCCACCTGATCCTCACACAGAGGTGCGTAATCTTCAACAAGGAGGCTAGTATGTCACGTTTGGTAAACCTTTCCATTGGTAATTCACATTCAGTATAAACATTTTCCATTAGCATTCCTGTGATAAGGCCTTAATCAGGTGAAATAACAGGTTTTACTCCCAGCGAGTGTGGCTTGGCCTGCAGTTAATGCAAATTCCAGACATACAGAATCAACATGTTTATGGGAGTTCACAATAAGAGCTCAGTGGAGCTTGTGCTGCATGACATTGGCTGTTCACGCAGACTCACAAGCAGGCATCTCTGCTTCCATTGTGTACCGGGGCGTACTGATTGCCCTCAGCCACAGCATCTCCGCCTAGTGACAGAACTACATTTTGCACGTTGTCCGATGAAGAGCATGCAAGGGGGGTTCTGAAGGCAAACCTGAAGCAAACCATGAGCTTTGCCTGGTGGAGAAAGTGCTGAGTGGTGTCAGGATACTGATGGAGTCCCACGCACTGAACCATCAGCATACGCCAATCCAATTCATAGCATAGCTTTGATGATATGAATAGGATATACATGAGTTCCAGGTGTCGGAACACCACCCTTGCTGAGGCCCCCTTGGTCCAATCGCATTGATTCATCCAAGTGGGCCCCAACTTCTCTGCTGTTGTACAAGCTGCATCTAAAGTCTCATCACTGATCTGCGCTTCAGGCTacgaatgaaagaaaaaaattgttttggtCTTAATTTATACTTTTGAAGATGGCATCTGGGGTTTGGCCAGAAGGTTATCCTTCAAAGACCCCTCACCCTGCAGGGTCAGAGACCagaccctccctccctcttttctccTGGTCCTGAGATACTACACCACATCACTGCTGAGTGCTTAGGGACAGGGTCAGGAGGGCTTGAAACTGCGAGGAGAGCCTGTTGGAGCAGCACTCTTAGACGCCTCTCACTACTctgtcatggctgtgtgtgtggtgtttttaaatatttgctgGCTAGAAATTTCAGGGAGAAAGTGCACTAAAGGGGCCAGTGGCTTTGGCTTTAAGTTGATTTCGCATTAAAGCATACAGTTTTGATTACGAAGAGAACATAGAACAAATGTGTCTTTCACTCATGCTAGTTAATCCATTCCTTGTGTACATGTCATCCGCTTGGGCATGATGTCCCACAAGAATGGTGCATGTGGACAAGTAATAAATCGACTAAGctcttctgtgtctgtctgtatagcTGTGTATGCATGTTCTATGGATAAGATTAAgcctttattattaaaatagtCTTGATTTAAACCACCCAGAGTTGTGCAAATAGGGGAAAccaatgttttaaatgtgtcttTATACCACTGTTTATTTGGTcgatgtttgtttatatttgtccCCCCCAAAAATTTCAGAGGCAGTAGTCGAGTTGGACCCCCTCACAACGCTCGCGTCCAGGGTTCGTATCCTGCCCCCAGGTCGCTGTCGGCTCTGGGCCCAGACCCAGGAGATGATACGCTGATGCAGGCCATCATGAACCTAGACCGCGGGTATGCACATGTTCCATCATGTGCTCCGTCTCGCATGTGTTACCTCCTTCTCTGTTTGGACTGTGTTGTAAAAGTGAAGTGTTGTAAAATGCTAGGCATCTAAACAGTGAAAATGCATCCATTAAGGGGAGTAAAGGGAGTCCTTTTTAGTATTCAGCAGACTGTTTGTCCCTTTACTTATTtgcgcgtgtgcttgtgtgcgtgcgtgtgtgtcctgcagggaggagagggaaggcCTGCGTCGCAAGGCGCCATTTCCACAGGTACGCGACCGCTCCCCTCCGAGGCGGGACGTGCCCCCTTCCCCACACAGCCGCTCAGGATCCAGCATCAGCAGCCGCAGCTACTCGCCTGAGCGGGGCAAGGGCCACCCCTACCAGCCTCCTCAGGGGAAAAGTATGCTCGCCTCCTCCTTCATCTTTCATGGCCCCGCCAGCCCTTTGCAGATATGTTTGTCTGTCCCTGGTCTAGGCTGTATTGAGCTGTGCTAGGTGGTTGGGTGGGAATTGGGCCTAGTTTCCAGCGGTGCTTTTAGTCCTTCTTGGCACCCATGACATTAGCACCTCTAGGGCAGGTCATTGGTAGCCTTCTGAGAAAACATCCACAATCTCGAtgccttgctttgtttttcctccGTGAATTCAGTCTGGAACTGGCTGAATAGTGAGCCATTTCAGTGCCAAAGATTTCTGATTGGCTACAGAAATGGCACAAGGATTCTGATTGGCTACATCGATGGCTAATACCACCAATAGATTTTGAAACAAAATTCAGAAATCTGAGACCATAACAAACACCGGAGATTTTAACATACGAGCCCAAATTATTATCGGTTACCAAATTggcagtattaaaaaaaaaaaacaacaacaaaaaaaaaacggtaGTTAATTTTTGTATTGTAGAGATGCCTCTGCGCATATCCTGGTTGGTCTCAAGGAGAGTTTT
This region of Electrophorus electricus isolate fEleEle1 chromosome 2, fEleEle1.pri, whole genome shotgun sequence genomic DNA includes:
- the pphln1 gene encoding periphilin-1 isoform X1, which codes for MAFRRERNIREMYEERFHPERSAPYPRGVAGERRPAFGRPDDDYSRGFEYDGPRFYPNGGPRSYHGDDQRAYHGDGHHSFSNEPRGGPPGRREDYPYYRGPREEPHSGRQMDFRGSSRVGPPHNARVQGSYPAPRSLSALGPDPGDDTLMQAIMNLDRGEEREGLRRKAPFPQVRDRSPPRRDVPPSPHSRSGSSISSRSYSPERGKGHPYQPPQGKSMDFSTGHPFFLTEGAQWREFPHPQATACVMGFEESYGPSRSADRDRGPGTSVIASRDGSPHSTVSASKEDMPATEPPPDEPLATADEAPAVMDDFQERRSQAIAAKAREIEKVYRQDCETFGMVVKMLVSKEPSLEKHLQTPLKENLSDIRERCLEDLRHFISELDEVVRPPDASA
- the pphln1 gene encoding periphilin-1 isoform X3, with amino-acid sequence MAFRRERNIREMYEERFHPERSAPYPRGVAGERRPAFGRPDDDYSRGFEYDGPRFYPNGGPRSYHGDDQRAYHGDGHHSFSNEPRGGPPGRREDYPYYRGPREEPHSGRQMDFRGSSRVGPPHNARVQGSYPAPRSLSALGPDPGDDTLMQAIMNLDRGEEREGLRRKAPFPQVRDRSPPRRDVPPSPHSRSGSSISSRSYSPERGKGHPYQPPQGKRFEESYGPSRSADRDRGPGTSVIASRDGSPHSTVSASKEDMPATEPPPDEPLATADEAPAVMDDFQERRSQAIAAKAREIEKVYRQDCETFGMVVKMLVSKEPSLEKHLQTPLKENLSDIRERCLEDLRHFISELDEVVRPPDASA
- the pphln1 gene encoding periphilin-1 isoform X2, with protein sequence MAFRRERNIREMYEERFHPERSAPYPRGVAGERRPAFGRPDDDYSRGFEYDGPRFYPNGGPRSYHGDDQRAYHGDGHHSFSNEPRGGPPGRREDYPYYRGPREEPHSGRQMDFRGSSRVGPPHNARVQGSYPAPRSLSALGPDPGDDTLMQAIMNLDRGEEREGLRRKAPFPQVRDRSPPRRDVPPSPHSRSGSSISSRSYSPERGKGHPYQPPQGKSMDFSTGHPFFLTEGAQWREFPHPQATACVMGFEESYGPSRSADRDRGPGTSVIASRDGSPHSTVSASKEDMPATEPPPDEPLATADEAPAVMDDFQERRSQAIAAKAREIEKDCETFGMVVKMLVSKEPSLEKHLQTPLKENLSDIRERCLEDLRHFISELDEVVRPPDASA